From Candidatus Atribacteria bacterium, the proteins below share one genomic window:
- a CDS encoding YqeG family HAD IIIA-type phosphatase: protein MLKPKKYVNSVYNIDLSKLKKVKNIKGIIIDLDNTLVGWGEKEIDQKMIDWVKEAKKIGLKICIVSNTNSKRAEKFAKILNIPYHSKYFKPFSIAFNHGLKILDTPKAKTVVIGDQIFTDILGGNRLKLQTILVTPLVKRDSIGTYFQRNLEKILLSFWIKKGIIKKEIGNWPK, encoded by the coding sequence ATGTTAAAGCCAAAAAAATATGTAAATTCAGTGTATAATATAGATTTGTCAAAGTTAAAAAAGGTAAAAAACATTAAAGGTATCATTATTGACTTAGATAACACTTTGGTAGGCTGGGGCGAGAAGGAAATTGACCAAAAAATGATTGATTGGGTCAAAGAAGCAAAAAAAATAGGATTAAAAATATGCATTGTATCCAACACCAATTCTAAAAGGGCTGAAAAATTTGCCAAAATACTTAATATCCCTTATCACTCCAAATATTTTAAACCTTTTAGTATAGCCTTTAATCATGGTCTTAAAATTTTAGATACACCTAAAGCGAAAACCGTAGTAATAGGCGACCAGATATTTACTGATATTTTAGGAGGAAACCGGTTAAAACTGCAAACCATTTTAGTCACTCCATTAGTTAAAAGGGATTCCATAGGAACCTACTTTCAACGCAATTTAGAAAAAATACTACTCTCCTTCTGGATAAAAAAAGGAATAATAAAGAAAGAAATCGGCAATTGGCCAAAGTAA
- a CDS encoding DUF3307 domain-containing protein yields MSLFYRLLLAHIIADFPMQTDQIFKAKSNTEWGVFIHTLIVLIFSVLFTFPYLEDPKVIIILLIIFISHTVIDKLKLEYSKKVKRPSIKILLLDQTLHISIIAVLTINFSESYLLVSPFNSVFLKHLIDIYNNDILMVYLAGYIVSVFFIPILLLHMREENVPDNPAKLKGSKILTIIKPENQLLDKFYRLFLTLSAQYLYDKYILIIFICFVIISFVPYQRSEEKIEKVYNLKRIINSSLAIFVGIILKMI; encoded by the coding sequence ATGTCCCTATTTTATAGATTATTATTAGCCCACATAATAGCAGATTTTCCGATGCAGACTGATCAAATATTCAAAGCCAAGTCCAATACCGAATGGGGAGTATTTATTCACACCCTAATCGTATTGATATTTTCTGTTCTCTTTACTTTTCCTTACTTGGAAGATCCCAAAGTAATAATCATACTGTTAATTATCTTTATATCCCATACGGTGATTGATAAATTAAAGTTGGAATATTCCAAAAAAGTGAAACGCCCGAGCATTAAAATATTATTACTCGATCAAACCTTACACATTTCCATTATTGCGGTGTTAACAATTAATTTTAGTGAAAGTTATTTATTGGTTTCACCGTTTAATAGTGTTTTTTTGAAACACTTGATAGATATTTATAATAATGATATATTGATGGTATATTTAGCAGGATATATCGTTTCGGTATTTTTTATTCCAATTTTGCTTTTACACATGAGAGAAGAAAATGTTCCTGATAATCCTGCGAAATTAAAAGGGTCAAAAATACTAACCATCATCAAACCGGAAAATCAACTATTGGATAAATTTTATCGCTTATTTTTAACTCTTTCGGCACAGTACCTGTATGATAAATATATCCTGATAATTTTTATTTGTTTTGTTATCATCAGCTTTGTTCCTTACCAGAGAAGTGAGGAAAAAATAGAAAAGGTGTATAATTTAAAAAGGATCATCAATTCTTCATTGGCTATATTTGTCGGAATAATATTAAAAATGATCTAA
- the gspE gene encoding type II secretion system protein GspE, translating into MKRTTDRSITGNFLSDLLYEKKLITEEQLEKILKIQRENGGKELQKIIIDLGILKKDEMMLALADEIGEKYVNLNDITIDPTIVVLIPEEMARRHQLIAIDKDEKKLTVAMANPLDVFAHDELQIRLGYDIETVLSYGEDIDKALDVVFGVTDEWDQVIGKIENMQVTVLKEEEKERTDISAIAESEEAPVIALVNLVILRAVKERASDIHIEPFGEDILKVRYRIDGILHDVMSLPKKLQLSLISRIKIMSDLDIAEKRLPQDGRIQVNIAGRNINIRVSVLPAVTGESAVLRILDPSSILLELDALGFSSNILPDFLSLIKKPNGIILVTGPTGSGKSTTLYTTLNLLNSTEKKIMTIEDPVEYRLKGISQVQAKPKIGLNFAAGLRSFLRQDPDIMLVGEIRDRETAEIAVQAALTGHIVLSTLHTNDAPSSVIRLIDMGIEPFLISSSVVGIIAQRLVRTICPKCKKAIKITPDISKILNEYGINSQEIILYKGEGCPYCKDTGYKGRIAIFELMIITENIRDLISRNVTTGKLREAAIKEGMIQLREDGIRKVCEGLTTIEEILRVASS; encoded by the coding sequence ATGAAAAGGACAACCGATAGAAGTATTACCGGGAATTTTTTATCAGATTTATTATACGAAAAGAAGTTAATTACCGAGGAACAGTTAGAGAAAATTTTAAAAATTCAGAGAGAGAACGGCGGTAAGGAACTTCAGAAAATCATTATTGACCTGGGAATACTCAAAAAAGACGAAATGATGCTCGCCTTGGCGGATGAAATCGGAGAAAAATATGTCAACTTAAATGATATAACCATTGATCCCACCATCGTTGTTCTAATTCCGGAAGAGATGGCACGAAGACATCAGCTTATTGCTATCGATAAAGATGAAAAAAAATTAACGGTAGCTATGGCAAATCCTTTAGATGTTTTTGCCCACGATGAACTACAGATCAGATTAGGGTATGATATCGAAACAGTACTATCCTACGGTGAGGATATCGATAAAGCCCTGGACGTAGTATTCGGGGTTACTGATGAATGGGATCAAGTCATCGGTAAAATTGAAAATATGCAGGTTACCGTACTAAAAGAAGAAGAAAAAGAAAGAACCGATATATCCGCCATAGCCGAAAGCGAAGAAGCTCCGGTTATTGCCCTGGTCAACTTGGTAATCTTAAGGGCAGTTAAAGAGCGTGCGAGTGATATTCATATTGAGCCCTTTGGTGAGGATATACTTAAAGTTCGTTATCGAATAGACGGAATATTACATGATGTAATGTCTCTTCCCAAAAAACTGCAATTATCGTTAATTTCCCGAATTAAAATAATGTCAGATCTGGATATTGCCGAAAAAAGGTTACCTCAAGACGGCAGGATACAGGTGAATATCGCGGGAAGAAATATTAATATACGAGTATCGGTCTTACCGGCAGTTACCGGAGAGAGTGCAGTTTTAAGAATACTGGATCCCTCAAGCATCTTATTAGAATTAGATGCTTTGGGTTTTTCTTCGAATATTCTTCCTGATTTCTTATCTTTAATAAAAAAACCTAACGGCATTATCCTGGTAACCGGTCCTACCGGAAGTGGAAAATCTACTACCCTATACACCACTCTAAATTTACTCAATTCCACCGAAAAGAAGATCATGACTATAGAGGATCCGGTAGAATATAGATTAAAAGGCATCAGTCAAGTTCAGGCTAAACCTAAAATCGGGCTTAATTTTGCCGCCGGACTAAGAAGTTTCCTGCGGCAAGATCCCGATATTATGCTGGTCGGAGAGATCAGAGATAGAGAAACTGCTGAAATAGCTGTTCAGGCAGCTCTTACCGGACATATTGTGCTGAGTACTCTTCATACCAATGATGCCCCCAGTTCGGTAATAAGATTAATCGATATGGGAATAGAACCCTTTCTAATTTCCTCTTCGGTGGTGGGAATTATCGCTCAAAGATTAGTGAGAACAATATGCCCTAAATGCAAGAAAGCAATTAAAATAACTCCTGATATAAGCAAAATATTGAACGAATATGGAATAAACAGCCAGGAAATCATCTTGTATAAAGGTGAAGGATGCCCTTACTGTAAAGATACCGGATATAAAGGCAGAATTGCTATTTTTGAACTGATGATAATTACAGAAAACATTAGAGATTTAATTAGTAGAAATGTCACTACCGGAAAACTGAGGGAAGCCGCTATTAAAGAAGGTATGATTCAATTAAGGGAAGATGGAATAAGGAAAGTTTGCGAAGGCCTAACCACCATTGAAGAAATTTTGCGAGTCGCCTCATCTTAA
- a CDS encoding GAF domain-containing protein codes for MEITLDQNEENNLEKLKRQVLQLDALNKISLELTRTTDLDGLLNKIIKYAAILVKAEAASILLLDKEKNELYFKVSLGKKSQEIKKYRVKVGEGIAGWVAEKGESLIVNDVTQDTRWQKSIDNATSFSTKSIICIPLVLEENIMGVMEVINQKDKEFFDKDDEEILNSFANQVVIALWNTNIVEDLNNYFIHITEILIQALENESLGPKGHFIRLARLATQVGYKLGISGKDYNNLYYSALLHDLGKIKLSRNIDIGFKEKENYHLIHSDISLHPIAGANMLKQINLFKDIVPIVKHHHENYDGTGFPDGLRGEEIPLSSRIIAVVEDYTKILYNAPIESYHEKEKAVNELLSLAGKKYDPKVINALKEIVRA; via the coding sequence ATGGAAATAACTCTTGATCAGAACGAAGAAAATAATTTAGAGAAATTAAAAAGGCAAGTTTTACAATTAGATGCTTTAAATAAAATTTCTTTGGAATTAACCAGGACCACCGATTTGGATGGCCTATTAAATAAAATAATAAAATATGCTGCCATTCTGGTAAAAGCAGAAGCCGCTTCCATACTGCTTTTAGATAAAGAAAAGAATGAATTATATTTCAAAGTAAGTCTGGGTAAAAAAAGCCAGGAAATAAAAAAATATAGGGTAAAGGTCGGAGAGGGAATTGCCGGTTGGGTAGCAGAAAAAGGAGAATCTCTGATAGTCAATGATGTTACTCAAGATACAAGATGGCAAAAAAGTATTGATAATGCTACCAGTTTTTCTACTAAATCGATTATTTGTATTCCCTTAGTTTTAGAAGAAAATATTATGGGAGTTATGGAAGTCATCAATCAAAAAGACAAAGAGTTTTTCGATAAGGATGACGAAGAAATCTTGAACTCATTCGCTAACCAAGTAGTTATTGCCCTTTGGAATACAAATATTGTAGAGGATTTAAATAATTATTTTATACATATTACTGAGATATTGATCCAGGCATTGGAAAATGAATCCCTTGGTCCCAAAGGACATTTCATAAGGTTAGCTCGATTGGCCACACAGGTTGGCTATAAACTGGGAATAAGCGGAAAAGATTATAATAATTTATATTATTCTGCTCTATTGCATGACCTGGGAAAAATTAAACTAAGCAGAAATATAGATATTGGCTTCAAAGAAAAAGAGAATTATCATTTGATTCATAGTGATATTAGTTTACACCCCATAGCAGGTGCTAATATGTTAAAACAGATCAATCTATTTAAGGATATCGTTCCCATTGTTAAACATCATCATGAAAATTATGACGGAACCGGCTTTCCCGACGGATTAAGGGGCGAAGAAATCCCTCTTTCCTCACGAATTATAGCAGTAGTTGAAGATTATACCAAAATCCTCTATAATGCACCTATAGAGAGTTATCATGAGAAGGAGAAAGCGGTAAACGAATTACTTTCTCTCGCCGGAAAAAAGTACGACCCGAAAGTTATAAATGCTCTCAAAGAAATTGTACGAGCTTGA